Sequence from the Sphingomonas koreensis genome:
CTCGAGCGCCGGCGCGTTGAAGGCCTGCGTGTCGCGCACCGGGCCCATGGTGAGCGAGGGCACGACCACCGTCGGCACTTTGGCGCTCCCCGTCATCGTCGTCAGCGTGACCTGCGGCCCGGCCGCAAGCTTCAGGGCGCCTGCATATTGGCGCGAGATAACCGAGCGCTCGGCTCCGGTATCGATGATGAAGGGTTGCGGCTTGCTGCCGTTGATCGACACCGGCACGGTCATGCGATTGGCGATCGCGCCCAGCGCCAGCGTGCCGCTCGCATCGTCCGCGGCCGGAACGGCGGGCACAGGCGTCTCCTGTGTCGCCGCAGGGGCCGCAGCGAATGCGATCAGCAAGGGCGTCAACAGGCGGAGCTGCATAACCTGCGCACGATACGCCTCTTCATGCTGCGCAGCAAATGCCGTTGGTCGAAAGATCGCAGCGCTTCGGCAGCCGCTAGTCGATCCGCATCGCCTCTGCCGCCAGTGCTTCGGCTTCGATCAGCATCGCATCCTCTGCAGCACCCTGTGCTACGGTCTCGCGTCCGATCATGATGAGTACCGGCACCGCCATCGGGCTGACGCGATCGAGATCGACATGCTCGATCCGATCCACCGCGGTGTCGAGCAGGCGCGCCAGCCGCCCGATATCGGTCATCCGCGCGCGCGCATCGGCCCAGGCCGCACGCAGCAACAGATGATCCGGCTCGTACTTGCGCAGCACGTCGTAGATCAGGTCGGTGGAGAAGGTGACCTGGCGGCCGGTCTTCTTCTTCCCCGGCTGCTGGCGTTCGACCAGCCCGCCGATGATCGCCACCTCGCGGAAGGCGCGCTTGAGCAGCGCTGAGCCCTGCACCCATTCGACGAACTCATGCTCGAGGATGTCCGGCGAGAAGAGCGGCGCGGGATCCTCGATCTTCTCCAGCCCATAGACCGCCAGCGCATAATCGTTGGCGACGAACCCGACCGGCTTCAGGCCCAGCGCCTCCATCCGCCGCGTCACCAGCATGCCGAGCGACTGGTGCGCGTTCCATCCCTCGAAGCAATAGGCGACCATATGGTGCCGCCCGTCGTGCGGAAAGGTCTCGACCAGCAGCTTGCCGGGCGCGGGCAGCCGCGAGCGATGAGCCTGCACCTCCAGCCATTCGCGGACATCCGCCGGAAAGCGTGACCAGGTCTCCGGCTCGGCGAAGAAGCGCCGAACCCGTGCCGCGAGCGTCGAGGTGATCGCGAGGCGCGCGCCCATATAGGACACGAACCGCGCAGTCTTCGTGGTCGCGCGCACGATGATGTCGGTCACCTCGACCCGCTCGACCTCCAGCGCGAGTCCCGCAAAGAAGAAACGGTCGCCCGGCGAGAGCGATGCGCCGAACGCCTCCTCCACCCGGCCCAGCCGCCGCCCGTTCCTGAAGCGCACCTCCAGCATCGGCGCCTCGACGATGATCCCCGCGTTCAGCCGATGCTGCGCAACAAAGGCGGGTTTGGTCACCCGCCACAGCCCGTCCTTGTCCCGCGTCAGCCGCTTGAACCGGTCATAGGCGCGCAGCGCATACCCACCATCGGCGATGAAGTTCAGCACCGCTTCGAACACATCCTCGCTCAGCGCCGAATAGGGCAAGGCACCCTGTATTTCGCGCAGCAACTCCGCAGCATCGAACGGCGCCGCGCAGGCCAGCCCCATCACATGCTGCGCCAGCACGTCGAGCGCGCCGGGCCGGAAGATGTCGGGGTCCAGCTCACCCGCCTCCACCGCGTCCAGCGCCGCGCGCGCCTCCAGATACTCGAAGCGGTTGCCGGGTACGAGCACGGCCTCGCTCGGCTCGTCCAGCCGGTGGTTGGCGCGCCCGATCCGCTGCAACAGGCGCGAGCTGCCCTTGGGCGCTCCCATCTGGATCACGCAATCGACATCGCCCCAGTCGACGCCGAGGTCGAGGCTCGCAGTCGCGACCAGCGCGCGCAGCCGGCCCTCGGCCATCGCCTGCTCGGCGCGCTGCCGCGCCTCCAGGCTCAGGCTTCCGTGATGCACGCCGATCGGCAGCTTGAGCTCGTTTACCTTCCACAGATTCTGGAACACCAGCTCGGCCAGGCTGCGGGTGTTGCAGAAGACGATCGTCGTCTTGTGCGTTTCGATCTCCGCCATCACCTGCGGGATCGCATAGAGGCCCGAATGACCCGACCAGGGCACCCGCCCTTCGGGCAGCAGAATCGCGATGTCGGGCTCGGCGCCGCTCTCCCCCGTCACCAGCTCGACCGCGTCGATCTCGCCATGCGGGGCCAGCCAGGCGCGGTAGCCGTCGGGATCGGCCACCGTCGCCGACAGCGCGACGCGCCGCATCCCCGGCGCCAGCGTCTGCAGCCGCGCCAATGCGAGCGCCAGCAGGTCGCCGCGCTTGCCGGTGGCAAAGGCATGGACCTCGTCCACCACCACCGTCCTGAGGCCCGCGAACATCAGGAAGCTGTCCTCATAGGACAAGAGCAGGCTGAGCGACTCCGGGGTGGTCAGCAGGATCTGCGGGGGCCGCGCGCGCTGGCGGACCTTCTTCTCGTGCGACGTGTCGCCGGTGCGCGTCTCGACCCGGATGTCGAGGCCCATCTCCTCGATCGGGGTCAGCAAATTGCGCTGCACGTCCACCGCCAGCGCCTTGAGCGGCGAGATATAGAGCGTGTGCAGCCCCTCGCCCGGTTGCTCGATCAGCTCGGTCAGCGTCGGCAGGAACCCGGCCAGCGTCTTGCCCGCCCCGGTCGCCGCGACCAGCAGCGCGTGGCGTCCCGCCCGCCCGGCGGCGAGCATGTCGAGCTGGTGCCGCCGCGGCGTCCAGCCGCGCGACGCGAACCAGTGCTCAAGGACGGGGGGAAGGTCGCTCATGCGCTTGCCATATAGCCATCCCCCCTACGCGCTCGCTACCGATTGCGCTAAGCCCCCCCGGCAATGACCCTCTTCGCCTATGTCCTCGCCGCGCTGGCCGAGATTGCCGGCTGCTTCGCCTTCTGGGCATGGCTGCGGCTCGGCAAGTCGCCTTGGTGGCTGGTCCCCGGCATCGCCGCGCTGATCGTCTTCGCCTGGGCGCTGACCTGGATCGAGACCAGCCATGCCGGCCGCGCCTATGCCGCCTATGGCGGGATCTACATCACCGCCGCGATTCTCTGGCTCTGGGCGGTCGAGGGCGCCCGCCCCGACCGCTGGGACGTGATCGGCGGCGCAGTCGCGCTCGCCGGCACCGCGATCATCCTGTTCGGCCCGAGGAGCGCCAGTGCCTGACATCCGCAACATCGTCATCCTCACCGGCGCGGGCGTCTCGGCCGAGAGCGGCGTCGCCACTTTTCGCGGTCCCGGCGGGCTTTGGGAAGGGCACCGCGTCGAGGATGTCTGCACGCCGCAGGCGCTCGCGCACGATCCGGTGCTGGTCCACCGCTTCTACGACGAACGCCGCGCCAAGCTCGCCACCGTCGCGCCCAATGCCGCGCACCACGCACTTGCCCGGCTCGATGCGCAATGGCCGGGCGAATTGCTGCTCGTCACCCAGAATGTCGACGATCTGCACGAACGGGCGGGTTCCAAGCGGCTGATCCATATGCATGGCGAGCTCAACGCCGCGCTCTGCGCCGAGTGCGATGCGCGCAAGCCATGGACCGACACGCTTCCGCCCCGCACGCGATGCGCGACGTGCGGCGCACCGTCGCTGCGCCCCGACATCGTCTTCTTCGGCGAGATGCCCTATCACATGGACGCGATCGACGCCGCCATTGCCCGCGCCGACCTGTTCGTGTCGATCGGCACTTCGGGCGCGGTCTATCCCGCCGCCGGTTTCGTCCGCACCGCGCGCTACCACGGCGCCGACACGCTCGAGCTCAACCTCGACCGCTCCGAAGGAAGTGCGTGGTTCGGCGAGAGCCGCCTCGGCCCCGCCGGTACGCTCGTCCCCGAATGGGTGGATTCGCTGCTCGGTCAGAGCGGCGCGGTATCTTGATCGGGTTCGTCACCCCGGCCTTGTGCCGGGGCCCACTCAGCCTCCGGGACTGAACTGGAGCCGCCTTCGCACCCCTCGCCTCCCGGTGGACCCCGGCACAAGGCCGGGGTGACGGTTGACGATCAGGCCCGGCGAAACCCGAAACTCGAACTGCCCTAATCGACCCAGTCCAGCCCGATATCGCGATACAGAGTGCGGTCGTCCTCCCAGCCCGGCCGCACCTTGACGTGCAGGTACAGGTGGACCTTCACCCCCATCAGCTTGGCCAGCTCGGCCCGGGCCCGGGCGCCGATCTCCTTGATGCGGGCACCGCCCTTGCCCAGCACGATCGCGCGCTGCGTCTCGCGCGCGACCAGGATCTGCTGGTGGATCTCGACCGACCCGTCCTCGCGCTCCTTATACTGTTCGGTCTCGACCGCGCTGGCATAGGGCAGCTCGGCATGGAGCTGGAGATAGAGCTGCTCGCGCGTGATCTCGGCCGCGAGCATGCGGTCGGTCGCGTCGGACACCTGGTCCTCGGGGAAGTGCCACGGGCCCTCGGGCAGTTTCGCGGCGAGCGCGGCCTTGAGTTCCGGAATGCCGTCGCCGGTCGCCGCCGACACGAAATAGGTGTCGTCAAACGCGCCGAGGTCATTGAGCGTCGCGGCATGGCCGAGCAGGCGCGGCTTGTCGGCGATATCGACCTTGTTGAGGATCAGCAGCTTGCGTTCGCGCCGGTCCTTGAGACTCTCGGCCAGCCCGCGCACCTTCGGCCCGACCCCGCCCTTGCCGTCGACCACCAGCGCGATCAGGTCGGCATCCTTCGCGCCTTCCCACGCCGCCGAAACCATCGCGCGGTCGAGCCGCCGTGCCGGATCGAAGATGCCCGGCGTGTCGACCAGCAGCAGCTGCGCGTCGCCCTCGATCGCGATGCCCATCAGCCGCGTGCGCGTCGTCTGCGCCTTGGGGCTGACGATCGCCACCTTCTGCCCGACCAGCGCGTTCACCAGCGTCGACTTGCCGGCATTGGGCGCGCCGACCACGGCGATCAGGCCGCAACGTTGTTGTTCGATGTTCATCGCCAGCCTCTACCGGCGCGCAACCTTGGCCGCAACTTCCGGAACGCCAGCCGCCACGCCTGCCGCTACCACCCGATCGCGAAAGGGAGAGGCATGGACAACACCAGCATCGTCAAGGCGGCATGGGACGCCTTCGGATCGCGCGACGCGGCGCGCATCGCCGCCTGTTTCGCGCCCGATGCCGAATGGATCGCCCCACCGGGCAACGCCACGGCGATCGCACTCGACGGGCCACACCATCTGCGCGGCGCGGATCGGATCGCCCACTTCATCGCCCATGAGTTCAGCCAGCTGTTCGTCGCCGATGTCGCGATCGACTTCCGCACCATGGCCGCGGCGGGCGATCTGGTCCTGGTCGAGGAGCGGATGCGCGCCACCCTGGTCAACGGACGAAGCTACGACCTCGCCTACTGCTTCGTCTTCGTGGTGGCGGACGGCCGCATTGCGCAGGTCCGCGAATATATGGATACGCGAAGCGGCTGGGCGCAGATGTTCGGCGACGAACCCGGACGGAAGCTGGTGGCCTAGCTCACCGCCGCCAGCAACGCCGCCGCAGCGGCGGTCTCGGCTTCCTGTTTCGAGCTGCCCTCGCCCTCGGCCTCGGCGAGCTTGCCGATCTTTGCCAGCACCTTGAAGCGCGGCGCATGACCCGGCCCCGATCGCTCGACCAGCGCATATTCGGGCGGACGGCGGTTGTTCGCCGCCGCCCATTCCTGCAGCGCCGATTTGGGATGCTTGGGCGCGGAGGCCTGTGCGTCGATCCGGCTGTCCCACAGCCGTCGCACCAGCGCCCTGGCCGGCTCGAACCCGTGCGCGCGGAAATGCGCGCCGATCAGCGCCTCCATCACATCGCCCAGCACATTGTCGCTCGACGCCGCGCCGTCGTCACGCGCCTGCTTGCCGAGGCGCAGATGCGCGGGCACGCCGATCTCGCGCGCCACCTCGGCGCAGACCTGCCCGGTCACCAGCGAGTTGAAGCGCCGCGACAATTTGCCCTCGGGCTCGTCGGGGAAGCGCTCGTACAGCCATTCGGCGATCGTCAGCCCCAGCACCCGGTCGCCCAGGAACTCCAGCCGCTCGTAATTGGCCGCGCCCTGGCTGCCATGGGTCAGCGCGCGCTCATATCCCGCCAGATGGTCAGCAGGGTTGCCCAGCACCCGCGCCAGCCAGTCGGCCAGCGTCTCGCTCAAAAGCCTTCCCCGATGCGGTCGAACCGCGCCGCGCTGAACCACGTCCAGGGCAGCAGCCACTGCGCACCGC
This genomic interval carries:
- a CDS encoding YnfA family protein — protein: MTLFAYVLAALAEIAGCFAFWAWLRLGKSPWWLVPGIAALIVFAWALTWIETSHAGRAYAAYGGIYITAAILWLWAVEGARPDRWDVIGGAVALAGTAIILFGPRSASA
- a CDS encoding nuclear transport factor 2 family protein, whose product is MDNTSIVKAAWDAFGSRDAARIAACFAPDAEWIAPPGNATAIALDGPHHLRGADRIAHFIAHEFSQLFVADVAIDFRTMAAAGDLVLVEERMRATLVNGRSYDLAYCFVFVVADGRIAQVREYMDTRSGWAQMFGDEPGRKLVA
- the era gene encoding GTPase Era; translation: MNIEQQRCGLIAVVGAPNAGKSTLVNALVGQKVAIVSPKAQTTRTRLMGIAIEGDAQLLLVDTPGIFDPARRLDRAMVSAAWEGAKDADLIALVVDGKGGVGPKVRGLAESLKDRRERKLLILNKVDIADKPRLLGHAATLNDLGAFDDTYFVSAATGDGIPELKAALAAKLPEGPWHFPEDQVSDATDRMLAAEITREQLYLQLHAELPYASAVETEQYKEREDGSVEIHQQILVARETQRAIVLGKGGARIKEIGARARAELAKLMGVKVHLYLHVKVRPGWEDDRTLYRDIGLDWVD
- a CDS encoding NAD-dependent deacylase, giving the protein MPDIRNIVILTGAGVSAESGVATFRGPGGLWEGHRVEDVCTPQALAHDPVLVHRFYDERRAKLATVAPNAAHHALARLDAQWPGELLLVTQNVDDLHERAGSKRLIHMHGELNAALCAECDARKPWTDTLPPRTRCATCGAPSLRPDIVFFGEMPYHMDAIDAAIARADLFVSIGTSGAVYPAAGFVRTARYHGADTLELNLDRSEGSAWFGESRLGPAGTLVPEWVDSLLGQSGAVS
- a CDS encoding ligase-associated DNA damage response DEXH box helicase — its product is MSDLPPVLEHWFASRGWTPRRHQLDMLAAGRAGRHALLVAATGAGKTLAGFLPTLTELIEQPGEGLHTLYISPLKALAVDVQRNLLTPIEEMGLDIRVETRTGDTSHEKKVRQRARPPQILLTTPESLSLLLSYEDSFLMFAGLRTVVVDEVHAFATGKRGDLLALALARLQTLAPGMRRVALSATVADPDGYRAWLAPHGEIDAVELVTGESGAEPDIAILLPEGRVPWSGHSGLYAIPQVMAEIETHKTTIVFCNTRSLAELVFQNLWKVNELKLPIGVHHGSLSLEARQRAEQAMAEGRLRALVATASLDLGVDWGDVDCVIQMGAPKGSSRLLQRIGRANHRLDEPSEAVLVPGNRFEYLEARAALDAVEAGELDPDIFRPGALDVLAQHVMGLACAAPFDAAELLREIQGALPYSALSEDVFEAVLNFIADGGYALRAYDRFKRLTRDKDGLWRVTKPAFVAQHRLNAGIIVEAPMLEVRFRNGRRLGRVEEAFGASLSPGDRFFFAGLALEVERVEVTDIIVRATTKTARFVSYMGARLAITSTLAARVRRFFAEPETWSRFPADVREWLEVQAHRSRLPAPGKLLVETFPHDGRHHMVAYCFEGWNAHQSLGMLVTRRMEALGLKPVGFVANDYALAVYGLEKIEDPAPLFSPDILEHEFVEWVQGSALLKRAFREVAIIGGLVERQQPGKKKTGRQVTFSTDLIYDVLRKYEPDHLLLRAAWADARARMTDIGRLARLLDTAVDRIEHVDLDRVSPMAVPVLIMIGRETVAQGAAEDAMLIEAEALAAEAMRID
- the rnc gene encoding ribonuclease III: MSETLADWLARVLGNPADHLAGYERALTHGSQGAANYERLEFLGDRVLGLTIAEWLYERFPDEPEGKLSRRFNSLVTGQVCAEVAREIGVPAHLRLGKQARDDGAASSDNVLGDVMEALIGAHFRAHGFEPARALVRRLWDSRIDAQASAPKHPKSALQEWAAANNRRPPEYALVERSGPGHAPRFKVLAKIGKLAEAEGEGSSKQEAETAAAAALLAAVS